A genomic segment from Alteribacillus bidgolensis encodes:
- a CDS encoding long-chain-fatty-acid--CoA ligase has translation MRTDKESIWYEQYPKEIPLEISYEKKPLPAFLKESAAHYADHHAMSFFGKQWSYQQLLTDASSFANQLIKLGIEKGDRVAIMLPNTPQSVISYYGVLMAGAIVVQTNPLYVERELNHQLIDSGAKAIVCLDMFYPRVMKAMENTSLEHVIVTGIKDALAFPKNILYPLTQRKNNEMKVQVDYNETTHHFHKLIEDGESVIPEVDIAPESDLALLQYTGGTTGPAKGVMLTHYNLVANTTQCLRWMYKMRQGKEKTLAVLPFFHVYGMTVSMNLSIMHAAELVILPKFDPEEVLKTIEKQKITLFPGAPTMYIGLLNNEKIHDFDLSSIEACISGSAPLPLEIQQQFEEVTGGKLVEGYGLTEASPVTHCNLIWEQRKEGSIGLPWPDTEAAILTQHGQFAPKKEIGEIAVRGPQVMKGYWNRPEETSAAFKDGWLLTGDMGYMDQEGYFYIADRKKDMIIAGGFNIYPREIEEVLYEHDNIQEAVVIGVPDPYRGETIKAFIVKKEGAEVNEKQLDDYCRSQLASFKVPRLYEFRNQLPKTSVGKILKRVLIEEEKEHRTSGHPS, from the coding sequence TTGCGAACAGACAAAGAAAGCATATGGTATGAGCAATATCCAAAAGAGATCCCCTTGGAAATTTCGTATGAAAAGAAACCTTTGCCTGCTTTTCTAAAAGAATCAGCAGCACATTATGCCGATCACCATGCAATGAGTTTTTTTGGGAAGCAATGGTCTTATCAGCAATTATTAACAGATGCTTCTTCCTTTGCTAATCAATTAATCAAGTTAGGAATAGAAAAAGGAGACCGGGTTGCAATAATGCTTCCTAATACACCGCAATCTGTAATTAGTTACTATGGTGTGTTAATGGCTGGAGCTATTGTTGTGCAAACAAACCCATTGTATGTAGAACGGGAGCTTAATCATCAACTGATTGACTCAGGAGCAAAAGCGATTGTTTGTCTTGACATGTTTTACCCGCGTGTAATGAAAGCAATGGAAAATACGAGCCTTGAGCATGTTATTGTGACAGGTATAAAAGATGCTCTCGCTTTTCCAAAAAATATTTTGTATCCGCTTACTCAGCGAAAAAACAATGAAATGAAAGTTCAAGTTGACTATAACGAAACCACTCATCATTTTCACAAACTTATTGAAGATGGAGAGTCTGTAATTCCTGAAGTAGATATAGCCCCAGAATCAGATCTTGCTTTACTTCAATACACTGGTGGAACAACCGGGCCTGCTAAAGGGGTAATGCTGACTCATTACAATCTTGTCGCAAACACAACCCAATGTTTGCGCTGGATGTATAAAATGCGGCAAGGAAAAGAAAAGACGCTTGCTGTACTTCCTTTCTTTCACGTTTATGGTATGACCGTTTCTATGAATCTATCCATTATGCATGCTGCTGAATTAGTCATCCTCCCTAAGTTTGATCCAGAGGAGGTATTAAAGACGATCGAAAAGCAGAAAATTACGCTTTTCCCAGGGGCGCCAACTATGTATATCGGGCTTTTAAACAATGAAAAAATACATGATTTTGATCTTTCTTCTATTGAAGCTTGTATTAGCGGTTCAGCTCCGCTTCCACTTGAAATTCAGCAGCAATTTGAAGAAGTAACCGGCGGAAAGCTGGTTGAAGGTTATGGTCTTACAGAAGCTTCACCCGTAACCCATTGTAATTTAATTTGGGAGCAGCGAAAGGAAGGAAGTATAGGACTTCCTTGGCCGGATACAGAGGCAGCTATTCTCACACAGCATGGTCAATTTGCACCGAAAAAAGAAATAGGGGAAATTGCTGTACGCGGTCCGCAAGTGATGAAAGGGTATTGGAACCGGCCTGAAGAAACGTCAGCAGCTTTTAAAGATGGCTGGCTTTTGACTGGTGATATGGGGTATATGGATCAAGAAGGATATTTTTATATTGCTGATCGTAAAAAAGATATGATCATTGCCGGGGGCTTTAACATTTATCCAAGAGAAATTGAAGAAGTGCTTTATGAACATGACAACATACAGGAAGCGGTAGTCATAGGCGTACCTGACCCATACCGCGGAGAGACAATTAAAGCATTTATTGTAAAAAAAGAAGGGGCAGAAGTAAACGAAAAACAGCTGGACGATTATTGCCGCAGTCAGCTGGCTTCATTTAAAGTACCTCGTTTATATGAATTTCGCAATCAGCTGCCAAAAACGAGCGTAGGTAAAATATTAAAAAGAGTGTTAATAGAAGAGGAAAAAGAACATCGTACATCTGGGCATCCTTCCTAG
- a CDS encoding DUF350 domain-containing protein: MDAFMQNTFVEAAANFSVAVLSLILFLAIFETITPYKNWEEIKNGNIAVALATGGKLFGVANILRFSIEHNDSVLTMVTWGAYGFFLLVFSYLMFEFLTPMFKVDKEIAADNRAVGLISFIISTGLSFVIGAGILS; encoded by the coding sequence ATGGATGCATTTATGCAAAATACGTTTGTAGAGGCAGCGGCAAACTTTAGTGTTGCCGTCTTGTCTCTTATATTGTTTTTGGCTATTTTTGAGACAATTACTCCATATAAAAACTGGGAAGAAATTAAGAATGGCAATATAGCAGTGGCTCTTGCTACGGGTGGAAAATTATTCGGTGTAGCCAACATATTACGATTTTCGATTGAACATAATGATTCGGTGTTGACCATGGTTACATGGGGGGCTTATGGTTTTTTCCTGCTTGTTTTTAGTTATTTAATGTTTGAGTTTTTAACACCAATGTTTAAAGTAGATAAAGAAATTGCAGCCGATAACAGGGCAGTTGGATTAATTTCTTTTATTATTTCTACTGGTTTGTCATTTGTTATTGGAGCTGGGATTTTATCATAA
- a CDS encoding long-chain-fatty-acid--CoA ligase, with protein MTKEKAWLSHYPNEIPSSIEYEERSLQSYLKEAAETEPDKQALHFMGKNMTYKEVYEKAQRLAYQLQQLEVEKGDRVAIMLANTPQSVICYYGALMAGAVVVQTNPLYVEREIQHQMNDSGAKVMICLDILFPKVEKVRSETFLEHVIVTSIKDYLPFPKNVIYPFIQKKNTGIKVNIIYNENTHPLKELLANKKGEIWEYSIYPKKELALLQYTGGTTGPAKGVMLTHYNLVANTLQCRTWMYKMKKGEETVLAALPFFHVYGMTVVMNLAVMYHSKMIILPKFDPAQVLKTIQKHKVSLFPGAPTMYVGLINEPSIQKYDLSSIEVCLSGSAPLPLEVQERFEKLTNGKLVEGYGLTETSPVAISTPIWGKRKMGSIGVPWPDTEAAILSAETGEIAEAGEIGEIIVKGPQVMKGYWNRPEETAAVFKDDWFLTGDMGYMDEDGYFYIVDRKKDMIIAGGFNIYPREIEEVLYEHTAVQEAAVIGVPDPYRGETVKAFIVLKEGKKVTAEKLEQHCRAYLAAFKVPHLYEFRKELPKTMIGKILKRTLVEEEKKSLKIKKQ; from the coding sequence ATGACAAAGGAAAAGGCATGGCTCTCACATTATCCAAACGAAATCCCTTCATCAATTGAATATGAGGAAAGGTCTTTGCAATCCTATTTAAAAGAAGCAGCAGAAACAGAGCCTGATAAACAAGCTCTTCATTTCATGGGAAAGAATATGACGTATAAGGAAGTGTATGAAAAAGCTCAAAGGCTGGCTTATCAGCTGCAGCAGCTGGAAGTGGAAAAAGGAGACCGGGTTGCCATTATGCTTGCCAATACACCGCAATCTGTTATCTGCTACTATGGGGCATTAATGGCAGGAGCAGTAGTTGTTCAGACGAACCCTCTATACGTAGAGCGGGAAATCCAGCATCAAATGAATGATTCAGGCGCGAAAGTAATGATTTGTCTCGATATTCTATTTCCGAAGGTTGAAAAAGTACGCTCAGAAACATTTCTTGAACATGTGATTGTTACCAGCATAAAAGATTATCTTCCTTTTCCGAAAAATGTTATTTACCCTTTTATTCAAAAGAAAAATACCGGTATAAAAGTAAACATAATTTATAACGAAAATACTCATCCGTTAAAAGAGTTGTTAGCTAATAAGAAAGGTGAAATCTGGGAGTATTCCATTTATCCTAAAAAAGAGCTGGCTTTGCTGCAATATACAGGCGGGACTACAGGACCTGCAAAAGGCGTGATGTTAACGCATTACAATCTAGTTGCAAATACTCTGCAATGCAGAACGTGGATGTACAAGATGAAAAAAGGAGAAGAAACAGTTCTTGCTGCTCTTCCATTTTTTCATGTCTATGGCATGACGGTTGTAATGAATCTTGCTGTTATGTATCACTCTAAAATGATTATTTTGCCAAAATTTGACCCAGCGCAAGTATTAAAAACGATACAAAAGCATAAAGTGTCTCTTTTTCCCGGTGCACCGACGATGTATGTCGGACTGATCAATGAACCTAGTATTCAGAAATATGACCTGTCTTCTATCGAAGTTTGTTTAAGCGGGTCGGCACCGCTGCCGCTTGAAGTACAAGAACGGTTTGAAAAATTAACGAATGGAAAGCTTGTAGAGGGGTATGGGCTGACAGAAACCTCCCCCGTAGCAATATCTACACCGATTTGGGGAAAGCGTAAAATGGGAAGTATAGGTGTGCCATGGCCAGATACGGAAGCTGCTATTTTATCAGCCGAAACGGGGGAAATAGCTGAGGCAGGAGAGATTGGAGAAATCATAGTGAAAGGTCCCCAAGTAATGAAAGGCTATTGGAACCGCCCAGAAGAAACAGCAGCTGTTTTTAAAGATGACTGGTTTTTAACCGGGGATATGGGCTATATGGATGAAGACGGTTATTTTTATATCGTAGACAGAAAAAAAGATATGATTATTGCCGGAGGATTTAATATATATCCTCGTGAGATTGAAGAAGTGCTGTATGAACATACTGCTGTTCAGGAAGCAGCAGTTATTGGGGTGCCGGATCCTTATCGAGGCGAAACCGTGAAAGCTTTTATTGTGTTAAAAGAAGGAAAAAAGGTTACAGCAGAAAAATTAGAACAGCATTGCCGTGCTTACCTGGCAGCATTTAAAGTACCTCATCTTTATGAATTTCGAAAAGAACTGCCAAAAACAATGATTGGCAAAATTTTAAAAAGGACGCTTGTGGAAGAAGAAAAGAAAAGCTTAAAAATTAAAAAGCAGTAA
- a CDS encoding TetR/AcrR family transcriptional regulator has product MGKKRGPKYEQIIEAAVRVIARNGYHHAQVSKIAKDAGVADGTIYLYFNNKEDILISLFEEKMSYFVEKIRMQLKEAETIEDQLKTLVTMHFKQLAANQEYAVVTQLELRQSSSALRQRINEVLKDYLWLIESIIIRGKEKEAFSPHLNEKLARQMIFGTLDEVTTNWVMKDCKYDLEAFSEPIYEMLLHGFKAGVKT; this is encoded by the coding sequence ATGGGAAAAAAAAGGGGCCCGAAATACGAACAAATTATAGAAGCAGCTGTCCGAGTAATTGCCAGAAACGGCTACCATCATGCTCAAGTTTCTAAAATTGCTAAAGATGCCGGGGTAGCAGATGGAACCATTTATTTATACTTTAATAATAAAGAAGATATCCTTATTTCTTTATTTGAGGAAAAAATGAGTTATTTTGTTGAAAAAATTCGTATGCAGCTTAAGGAAGCTGAAACGATAGAAGACCAGCTGAAAACATTAGTGACTATGCATTTTAAGCAGTTAGCTGCTAATCAAGAATATGCGGTCGTTACACAGCTTGAACTTCGACAATCCAGCAGTGCTCTTCGCCAGCGCATTAATGAAGTGCTGAAAGATTATTTATGGCTGATAGAAAGCATCATTATAAGAGGCAAGGAAAAAGAGGCTTTTTCCCCTCATCTTAATGAGAAGCTGGCTCGTCAGATGATTTTTGGAACACTTGATGAAGTAACGACAAATTGGGTAATGAAAGATTGTAAATATGATTTAGAAGCGTTCTCAGAACCTATTTATGAAATGCTTCTACACGGATTTAAGGCAGGTGTTAAAACGTAA
- a CDS encoding enoyl-CoA hydratase yields the protein MECFQIKKEGSIAILTFKRPPANALSRAVITELKEALDTLDSDGEVKVIILHGDGKFFAAGADIKEFTQVENGEEFSELARKGQFLFERLEALTKPVICAIHGAALGGGLELAMACHLRIAAEDAKLGQPEINLGLIPGFAGSQRLPDLVGRAKAAEMLLTGEPITGAEAEKWGLVNEACPAEEVLEKATALAEKAASKSGVTIKMIMELLQYSKRTRFSDGVKKEAELFGKAYDSHDGKEGIHAFLEKRKPTFKNQ from the coding sequence ATGGAATGTTTCCAGATAAAAAAAGAAGGCAGTATTGCCATTTTAACGTTTAAACGCCCTCCAGCAAACGCCTTGTCCCGTGCTGTGATTACGGAATTAAAAGAAGCTCTGGATACGTTAGATTCGGATGGCGAAGTAAAAGTAATCATTTTGCACGGGGATGGCAAATTTTTTGCGGCAGGAGCTGACATTAAAGAATTTACTCAAGTTGAAAATGGGGAAGAGTTTTCTGAGCTGGCTAGAAAAGGCCAATTTTTGTTCGAACGTTTGGAAGCCCTTACAAAACCAGTGATCTGTGCGATTCATGGAGCAGCTCTAGGCGGCGGTTTAGAGCTTGCGATGGCTTGTCACCTTCGGATTGCTGCTGAGGATGCTAAGTTAGGACAGCCGGAGATTAATCTTGGATTGATCCCAGGGTTTGCCGGCAGTCAGAGGCTGCCTGACTTGGTTGGAAGAGCAAAAGCAGCAGAAATGCTTCTTACTGGAGAACCTATAACAGGTGCAGAAGCAGAAAAATGGGGATTAGTTAATGAAGCATGCCCGGCCGAAGAAGTATTAGAAAAAGCGACCGCATTAGCTGAAAAGGCTGCATCTAAAAGCGGCGTGACTATAAAAATGATAATGGAGCTGCTCCAGTATTCTAAACGAACTCGTTTTTCGGACGGAGTTAAAAAAGAAGCGGAACTTTTTGGAAAAGCATATGATTCCCATGATGGAAAAGAAGGAATTCATGCTTTTTTAGAGAAGAGAAAACCGACATTTAAAAATCAGTAA
- a CDS encoding electron transfer flavoprotein subunit beta/FixA family protein, whose translation MNIFVIMKRTFDTEEKIVINDGVIDEEGAEFIINPYDEYAIEEAIVLRDEHGGEVTVVTVGDEEAEKELRTALAMGADKAALIDVEDIEEEVDHYSISKALTAYLKDQEYDIILGGNVAVDDGAGQVASRVAEGLGINQVTTITNLEIDGQTAKIERDVEGDVEQIETTLPVLLTCQQGLNEPRYPSLPGIMKAKKKPLDTIDLDDLDLEEEDVEAKTKTLDRFLPPEKQAGKVLEGEVDDQVNELVSLLKNEAKVI comes from the coding sequence ATGAATATTTTTGTCATTATGAAAAGAACGTTTGATACCGAAGAAAAAATCGTCATTAATGACGGAGTGATTGACGAAGAAGGCGCAGAATTTATTATTAACCCATATGATGAATATGCAATTGAAGAAGCTATTGTTCTTCGAGACGAGCACGGCGGTGAAGTAACCGTTGTGACAGTTGGTGATGAAGAAGCGGAAAAAGAATTAAGAACAGCCCTTGCAATGGGCGCAGATAAAGCAGCCCTTATTGATGTGGAAGATATCGAAGAAGAGGTAGATCATTATTCTATTAGTAAAGCGCTCACAGCTTATTTGAAAGACCAGGAATACGATATTATTCTTGGCGGAAACGTCGCTGTGGATGACGGAGCCGGCCAAGTAGCGTCTCGGGTGGCAGAAGGCCTTGGCATTAATCAGGTTACAACGATTACAAATCTAGAAATAGACGGCCAAACAGCAAAAATTGAACGCGATGTTGAAGGGGATGTTGAACAAATTGAAACCACTCTTCCGGTTCTCTTGACATGTCAGCAAGGCTTAAACGAACCGCGTTATCCGTCTCTTCCTGGTATTATGAAAGCGAAGAAGAAGCCGCTGGATACCATCGATCTGGACGATTTAGATCTGGAGGAAGAAGACGTAGAAGCAAAAACAAAAACGCTCGATCGTTTCCTTCCGCCTGAAAAACAAGCAGGAAAAGTGCTTGAAGGAGAAGTAGATGATCAAGTGAATGAGCTTGTCAGCTTGTTAAAAAACGAAGCAAAGGTCATATAA